A genomic segment from Methanolobus zinderi encodes:
- the pstC gene encoding phosphate ABC transporter permease subunit PstC, producing MIKRNKKEKAIESLLFVSGAVAVIALFLLCLFLFRDGILLFQDESVIDFLTGERWYPTSSPPLFGLVPLFLGSVIVTIGAILFSVPLGIAAAIYISELADPRIAGILKPFTEILAGIPSVVFGFFGLVVLVPLLQDALDLRTGQTALTGSIMLGIMALPTIISISEDAISSVPRAIKEGSLALGSTKWQTIYKVTIPAALSGISAAVMLGIGRAIGETMTVMMVTGNAAVIPGFPSGLFDPVRTMTATIALEMGEVPQGSEHFHALFAVGSVLFIITFIISVVASNIKKRYKFNL from the coding sequence ATGATAAAAAGGAATAAAAAGGAAAAGGCGATCGAGTCACTGCTCTTCGTTTCTGGAGCAGTGGCGGTAATAGCTCTTTTCCTTCTCTGTCTTTTTTTATTCCGGGACGGAATTCTTCTTTTCCAGGATGAGTCAGTTATAGACTTCCTTACAGGTGAGAGATGGTATCCCACATCCAGCCCACCATTGTTCGGCCTGGTACCTTTGTTCCTTGGTTCCGTAATTGTAACTATTGGAGCCATATTATTCTCAGTTCCTCTTGGAATAGCCGCAGCAATCTACATCTCCGAACTTGCGGACCCTCGCATTGCCGGCATACTCAAGCCCTTCACAGAGATTCTTGCAGGTATCCCATCAGTGGTCTTCGGATTCTTTGGCCTGGTAGTACTTGTACCATTGTTACAGGATGCTCTGGACCTTCGTACGGGACAAACGGCACTTACAGGATCCATAATGCTGGGGATAATGGCATTGCCCACCATAATATCAATATCGGAAGATGCAATCAGTTCTGTCCCGCGAGCCATCAAGGAAGGATCGCTGGCACTTGGATCCACTAAATGGCAGACCATCTACAAGGTAACAATACCCGCTGCACTCTCAGGAATATCAGCAGCGGTAATGCTTGGCATAGGACGTGCCATCGGCGAGACCATGACAGTCATGATGGTAACAGGAAATGCAGCGGTGATACCGGGATTCCCCTCGGGACTGTTCGATCCGGTCAGGACCATGACAGCCACCATAGCCCTTGAAATGGGAGAGGTGCCTCAGGGAAGTGAACACTTCCATGCACTGTTCGCTGTTGGTTCTGTGCTGTTCATAATCACATTCATCATAAGTGTTGTAGCCAGCAACATAAAAAAGAGATACAAATTCAACCTGTGA
- the pstA gene encoding phosphate ABC transporter permease PstA, with the protein MLFNPKTNEKIAFTILRLSAALVVFFVIAILAYVLYNGLGALSIDFITEMPRSRMTEGGIYPAIVGTVYLIVISMAVALPVGILAAIYLNEYAKPGRTTWTIELAINNLAGTPSVVFGLFGLAMFVKYFGFGPAILSASLTLALLILPVIIRASQEALITVPKEYREASLALGVTKWQTIRKVVLPAAIPGMVTGAILSVGRVAGETAPILLTGAAYFLPRLPDSVFSQFMALPYHLFVLATAGTNISQTRPIQYGTALVLLLIVLGVNLLAVTIRNHYKKKIKR; encoded by the coding sequence ATGTTATTCAATCCCAAAACAAATGAAAAGATAGCATTTACAATACTTAGGCTCTCCGCTGCACTGGTTGTCTTTTTCGTCATTGCCATACTGGCTTATGTACTCTACAACGGACTCGGTGCACTTAGCATTGACTTCATAACAGAGATGCCACGAAGCAGGATGACAGAGGGAGGCATATATCCCGCTATTGTCGGAACTGTCTACCTGATAGTGATATCCATGGCAGTTGCACTTCCTGTGGGTATTCTTGCAGCGATCTACCTGAATGAATACGCAAAGCCAGGAAGGACCACATGGACCATAGAACTCGCGATAAATAATCTTGCGGGAACGCCATCGGTGGTTTTCGGACTGTTCGGACTTGCGATGTTCGTAAAATACTTTGGCTTCGGCCCAGCAATACTTTCAGCCTCGTTAACTCTTGCATTGCTGATCCTGCCGGTTATTATAAGAGCAAGCCAGGAAGCCCTCATTACCGTACCAAAGGAATACAGAGAAGCGTCACTCGCCCTGGGAGTAACCAAATGGCAGACAATACGCAAGGTTGTCCTCCCGGCAGCAATACCCGGAATGGTAACAGGTGCAATACTCAGTGTAGGAAGAGTAGCAGGAGAAACTGCGCCAATTTTGCTTACTGGTGCAGCTTATTTCCTTCCAAGGTTACCGGATTCGGTATTCTCACAGTTCATGGCATTGCCATACCACCTGTTCGTGCTTGCAACCGCAGGTACCAACATCTCACAAACAAGACCCATTCAATACGGAACCGCACTTGTACTGCTGTTAATAGTCCTTGGAGTGAACCTGCTGGCCGTCACTATCAGAAACCACTACAAGAAGAAGATAAAACGGTAA
- the pstB gene encoding phosphate ABC transporter ATP-binding protein PstB encodes MSDNFTNGTEIEVRDLNLWYGENHALHDISIDIPKNSVTAFIGPSGCGKSTFLRCLNRMNDLIPSCRIEGDVNINGEDIYSRDVDVVDLRKRVGMVFQKPNPFPMSIYDNIAYGPRIHGAKKKDLDGVVEDALKSGALWNEVSDRLKVSALDLSGGQQQRLCIARTLAVKPEVILLDEPASALDPISTGKIEDLISELKKNYTIVIVTHNMQQAARISDYTAFFLLGDLIEFGKTEQIFESPKEKETEDYITGRFG; translated from the coding sequence ATGTCAGATAATTTCACAAACGGAACAGAGATAGAGGTCAGGGACCTGAATCTCTGGTACGGCGAGAACCACGCCCTTCATGATATATCAATAGATATTCCAAAAAACAGTGTCACAGCTTTCATTGGACCCTCTGGTTGCGGAAAATCTACGTTTCTCAGATGCCTGAACAGAATGAACGACCTTATTCCCAGCTGCAGGATAGAAGGCGATGTGAACATCAATGGAGAGGACATATACTCCAGGGATGTGGATGTAGTAGACCTGAGAAAAAGAGTGGGAATGGTATTCCAGAAGCCAAATCCCTTCCCTATGTCCATATACGACAATATAGCATATGGTCCCCGCATACATGGCGCCAAGAAAAAAGATCTCGACGGCGTTGTAGAGGATGCACTCAAATCAGGTGCCCTATGGAATGAGGTCTCAGACAGGTTAAAGGTCTCGGCCCTTGACCTTAGTGGTGGCCAGCAACAGAGATTATGCATAGCAAGGACACTCGCAGTCAAACCTGAGGTGATTCTTCTTGATGAGCCTGCAAGTGCACTGGACCCCATATCCACAGGTAAAATCGAAGACCTTATATCAGAGTTAAAAAAGAATTATACTATAGTTATAGTAACACACAATATGCAGCAGGCTGCCAGGATATCAGATTATACGGCATTCTTCCTGCTGGGAGATCTGATAGAGTTCGGAAAGACCGAACAGATCTTTGAGAGTCCTAAGGAAAAAGAAACCGAGGATTACATCACCGGAAGATTTGGGTGA
- the phoU gene encoding phosphate signaling complex protein PhoU, with product MTRQRYQENLDTLKRYVIEMGEKSYKSVEDSMYSLNSIDMELAEQVIQGDREIDEYDLKIEKCVSQLIARQSPTAGDMRLVTSCLKISLDLERMSDLAVDIAKVTKCIEEEHTKPFSNILKMSEMGKQMLQHSMIAFETLDEDLARKTAAKDDEVDKLFYESENQLMEMMSEDKLIINNASYLLFVLRYLERIGDHACNICESVVYIASGERADLN from the coding sequence ATGACACGTCAACGATATCAGGAAAATCTGGATACACTCAAAAGATATGTTATTGAAATGGGGGAGAAGTCCTACAAGTCTGTGGAAGATTCCATGTATTCCCTAAATTCCATTGACATGGAGCTTGCAGAACAGGTAATTCAGGGTGACAGAGAGATTGACGAATATGATCTGAAGATCGAAAAGTGTGTCAGTCAGCTAATTGCACGCCAGAGCCCCACTGCCGGAGACATGAGGTTGGTAACATCTTGCTTAAAGATATCACTTGATCTTGAAAGAATGAGTGATCTTGCAGTGGACATTGCCAAGGTCACAAAATGCATTGAAGAAGAACATACAAAACCTTTCTCCAATATCCTTAAGATGTCTGAAATGGGTAAGCAAATGCTGCAGCATTCAATGATTGCCTTTGAAACGCTGGATGAAGACCTGGCAAGAAAAACAGCCGCAAAGGATGATGAGGTTGACAAGCTCTTCTATGAATCTGAAAATCAGCTCATGGAGATGATGAGCGAGGATAAATTAATAATCAACAATGCTTCATACCTGCTATTTGTCCTGCGCTACCTTGAAAGGATAGGAGACCATGCCTGCAATATCTGTGAAAGTGTTGTATACATTGCATCCGGCGAAAGAGCAGACCTTAATTAG
- a CDS encoding DNA-directed DNA polymerase: MNFQILDADYIREDKGPVIRLFGRNEDGESVCCFVPDFEPYFYVNITGDPESAGELLKERFPSAIKRVELVRKFEPVGYQVSKKTMLKIITFEPGNVPEIRDDISNIPAVKEIYETDILFRNRFLIDRELHGMGWVNVEESSEISHSGGQTRYCDKAFTASSLEEIEKLSNAPLKHLAFDIECLPLGGSLPVPESSPIIMISLSFSPAFEEFDTKVLVAKEVEGVSDNVECFENEVAMLERFFEIFQNYDPDIVEGYNEIDFDIPYIADRVNVLNDMGHRLKPVVGRDGRILSYRRIGNRTMVSIPGRVVVDALPLIRTQYSLKRYTLRNVAKELLEREKLDVAPAEMEEYWNDDGEKILHFIDYAQRDSELALELFMKLRLLDKHIAIAQVSGSLLQEVVDGGQTSMVENLLLREYGKRDRVISTKPSDDLVSFRNRSSEGLKGGEVLEPKKGLLENIVILDYKSLYPTIMMAHNLCYTTVVDQDRPDSETIKPPSGGEFVSTEVSKGIMPSILENLLDRRVETKKLMKNAVNESEYRVLDATQLALKILLNSFYGYSGYTRARLYSLALANAVTSFGRENILNTRSIVNGSINKVILRDSKVCFTEEVDAINDDDRIVALSVVYGDTDSVFVQCSSDDPISLEDAELVGNRIAGTVSASLPDPMELEFESIARRGLFIAKKRYAIWVFERSGDQWEDSIKVKGMETVRRDWCGLTSKTLNKVLELVLKEGDYEAAVLHVRDVVDGIRNIDVQKDEDIIDDLVMTRMFSKSASRYKNKQPHLTVVEKIEERTGNPPPVGERIPFVIVAGKDLFVNRAEDPDYVREHNIPIDVDYYVKKQLLPPVERILGVFGVDTANLDYDSKQKGLFDFSDKPKELPIKRIKREEKPVDDSQASNAQSSLFDF; this comes from the coding sequence ATGAATTTTCAGATACTGGACGCCGATTATATCCGTGAGGATAAAGGACCCGTGATCCGCCTTTTCGGAAGGAATGAGGATGGGGAAAGTGTCTGCTGCTTTGTACCGGACTTTGAGCCTTATTTTTATGTCAATATCACTGGTGATCCGGAATCTGCCGGGGAATTACTGAAGGAACGTTTTCCCTCGGCGATCAAAAGAGTGGAGCTTGTCCGGAAGTTCGAGCCTGTGGGATATCAGGTCTCTAAAAAAACAATGTTAAAGATCATCACATTCGAACCGGGAAATGTTCCTGAAATACGTGATGACATCTCGAACATACCTGCTGTAAAAGAAATATATGAAACTGACATCCTTTTCAGGAATCGTTTCCTGATCGACCGGGAACTGCATGGTATGGGCTGGGTAAATGTCGAAGAATCATCCGAAATAAGCCACTCAGGCGGACAGACCCGATACTGTGATAAGGCGTTCACAGCTTCTTCTCTGGAAGAAATTGAAAAACTCTCCAATGCTCCGCTGAAACATCTGGCATTTGATATTGAATGCCTGCCTCTGGGTGGTTCCCTACCTGTACCTGAATCTTCTCCTATAATCATGATAAGTCTTTCCTTCAGTCCTGCTTTTGAAGAATTTGATACTAAAGTCCTGGTTGCCAAGGAAGTTGAAGGTGTTTCGGACAATGTAGAATGTTTCGAGAACGAAGTAGCCATGCTTGAGCGTTTTTTCGAGATCTTCCAGAACTATGATCCGGATATCGTTGAGGGATATAACGAAATTGATTTTGATATACCTTATATCGCTGACAGGGTGAATGTGCTCAATGACATGGGCCATAGGCTAAAGCCTGTTGTTGGCAGGGATGGCAGAATACTGAGTTACCGCAGGATAGGCAACCGTACAATGGTATCGATCCCGGGGCGTGTTGTCGTGGATGCCCTCCCGCTTATCAGGACTCAATACAGTCTCAAGCGCTATACGCTGAGAAATGTTGCAAAAGAATTGCTTGAGAGGGAAAAGCTGGACGTTGCTCCCGCTGAGATGGAAGAGTACTGGAATGACGACGGTGAAAAGATACTGCATTTCATTGATTATGCACAGCGTGACTCCGAGCTGGCCCTTGAGCTGTTCATGAAACTCAGGCTTCTGGATAAACACATCGCTATAGCGCAGGTAAGTGGTTCGCTCCTGCAGGAAGTGGTGGACGGGGGTCAGACCTCCATGGTTGAGAACCTGCTCCTGCGTGAGTACGGTAAAAGGGACCGTGTCATCTCTACAAAACCGTCCGATGATCTGGTGAGTTTCAGAAATCGCAGTAGTGAAGGTCTGAAAGGAGGCGAGGTGCTTGAGCCCAAGAAGGGCCTGCTTGAGAACATAGTCATACTTGACTACAAGTCTCTCTATCCCACCATAATGATGGCACACAACCTCTGCTATACCACTGTTGTGGATCAGGACCGTCCCGACAGCGAGACTATAAAGCCACCTTCCGGAGGAGAATTCGTTTCAACAGAAGTCTCGAAAGGTATAATGCCGTCTATTCTCGAGAATCTGCTGGACCGAAGGGTGGAAACCAAGAAACTCATGAAAAATGCGGTCAATGAGAGTGAATATCGTGTACTCGATGCTACTCAGCTTGCCCTGAAGATCCTTCTGAACAGTTTCTATGGTTATTCCGGATATACAAGGGCACGGCTTTACAGCCTTGCACTTGCAAATGCAGTTACCAGTTTCGGAAGAGAGAATATTCTCAATACCCGCTCAATTGTCAATGGTAGCATAAATAAGGTAATACTGCGTGACAGCAAAGTCTGTTTCACCGAAGAAGTTGATGCTATCAATGATGATGATCGCATAGTAGCGCTCTCTGTTGTGTACGGTGACACCGACAGTGTGTTTGTACAGTGCAGCTCTGATGATCCGATCTCCCTTGAAGATGCGGAACTTGTGGGCAACAGGATCGCAGGCACGGTCTCGGCTTCACTGCCGGATCCCATGGAACTTGAGTTCGAGTCGATTGCCCGCAGAGGTCTTTTCATAGCCAAGAAACGATATGCTATCTGGGTCTTTGAGAGGTCCGGTGATCAGTGGGAAGACTCCATAAAGGTCAAGGGAATGGAGACCGTCCGCCGGGACTGGTGTGGATTGACATCCAAGACCCTGAACAAAGTACTTGAACTGGTTCTTAAAGAAGGTGACTATGAAGCTGCAGTATTGCATGTGAGGGATGTAGTTGACGGAATCCGGAACATCGATGTTCAGAAGGATGAGGATATAATCGATGATCTTGTGATGACAAGGATGTTCTCAAAAAGTGCTTCCCGATATAAGAACAAACAGCCTCATCTTACGGTTGTCGAGAAGATCGAGGAAAGGACGGGTAACCCTCCTCCGGTTGGTGAACGTATACCTTTTGTCATAGTTGCAGGTAAAGATTTGTTCGTTAATCGCGCCGAAGATCCGGACTACGTTAGAGAGCACAACATACCCATTGATGTGGACTATTATGTCAAGAAGCAGTTGTTGCCTCCTGTGGAGCGCATACTTGGCGTATTTGGCGTGGATACTGCAAACCTTGACTATGATTCAAAACAAAAGGGTCTGTTCGATTTTTCTGACAAGCCAAAGGAATTGCCCATAAAAAGAATAAAAAGAGAAGAAAAGCCAGTTGATGACTCACAGGCAAGCAATGCCCAGAGTTCACTGTTTGACTTTTAG
- a CDS encoding S-layer protein domain-containing protein, with translation MSKVYRDSPIGNASHFNFENYADSLSKIILNKDNKTPFTVAINGKWGSGKTTLMRTLKNKLDESTLDKQTRKVKTVWFDAWKYSECDSMLAALIREILEEMERKGLLDKLKSKVLVGSEKIDVLKQMSDLAKILTLGNGPELEKWTRKTEYQNKLSFFDLFQDYMKTILQTFVLEKTEGKYTDNDGVMVIFIDDLDRCSPKNIASVLESINLFLDQEGCFFIIGTDISMIAKAIDAQYNGIKDFSGVDYIKKMIQLNFDLPLLKDDHIRSFIKDELKADSELDPYLDIIVKGLKGNQREIIRFLNSLNLMRILGESLKGELGYEEELLIKWNILCFSSPKFTDEIKGNQKILFEIQNIARMDDEKRDEAISNFKKEEGKEEYYDYCKNEKIVHVLSSGEEQFEETNIGTYLFLSSIAPKEIELDTSSHEYEIKPRADLRGADLREADLRGADLKEADLRGADLRVADLREANLKGANLRGADLRVADLRKASLIDADLREAKLRDANLKGAGLLNADLREADLLDAGMNEVDLAWANLKGANLTGASLIGADLLEVDLTGTDLTGSNLRGVRNLFVEQLSKVKSLSKAKLDNEILTNIVNTKHPLAAKVNPIDTVAASTASVRGRLYAGTDLNNIIGSDDNDFIEMNATNFDGFVFGEKLKVYGGSFINDRNIMKGGLAYETQIKQIDFESGAWGDSYNAMGLFGDKYIPLKKNTPDKLTKLLLDNGDKYTLRVGSALELPNGYELTAKQIDVSGDKVWMELSRNGEFIDDRVIIAGDKTRGTWIFNTNVADEIGVEVMRVHVTNIFQGQVDSLVVVEGLWLIDYKDVLEIEIGNKFGKLEVESIGSNVIVMKNTCTVTLSKDNTVDIAEGMKFKVADSNNLKFNLIRDKH, from the coding sequence ATGTCCAAAGTTTACAGAGATTCTCCAATAGGTAATGCCAGTCATTTTAATTTTGAGAATTACGCAGATTCTTTATCAAAAATTATTCTCAACAAGGATAATAAGACTCCTTTTACAGTAGCAATTAATGGTAAATGGGGTAGTGGAAAAACAACTTTGATGAGAACATTAAAAAATAAATTAGATGAATCTACTTTGGATAAACAGACAAGAAAGGTCAAAACCGTATGGTTTGATGCATGGAAATATTCAGAATGCGATTCAATGCTTGCAGCTTTGATACGCGAAATTTTAGAAGAAATGGAAAGAAAAGGGCTTTTAGACAAACTTAAATCTAAAGTTCTGGTTGGTTCTGAAAAAATAGATGTGTTAAAACAGATGAGTGATTTGGCGAAAATATTAACTCTTGGAAATGGTCCAGAACTTGAAAAATGGACTAGAAAGACGGAATATCAAAATAAACTATCATTTTTCGACCTTTTCCAAGATTACATGAAGACAATACTTCAAACATTTGTTCTTGAGAAAACTGAAGGTAAATACACAGATAACGATGGAGTTATGGTAATTTTTATTGATGATTTGGATAGATGCTCTCCAAAAAATATAGCATCTGTTTTAGAATCCATCAATCTATTTTTAGATCAAGAAGGATGCTTTTTCATTATAGGAACTGATATTTCTATGATTGCAAAAGCAATCGATGCTCAATACAATGGCATAAAAGATTTTTCTGGTGTGGACTATATTAAAAAGATGATCCAGCTAAATTTTGATCTCCCTCTTCTAAAAGATGATCATATAAGGTCTTTCATTAAAGATGAATTAAAAGCTGATTCCGAATTAGATCCCTATTTAGATATAATTGTCAAAGGTTTGAAAGGCAATCAGAGAGAAATTATACGATTTTTGAATTCACTAAATTTGATGAGAATTTTAGGAGAATCACTTAAAGGTGAATTAGGATATGAAGAAGAGCTTTTGATTAAATGGAATATTCTATGCTTCTCTTCACCTAAGTTTACGGATGAGATTAAAGGGAATCAAAAAATTCTTTTTGAAATTCAGAATATTGCTAGGATGGATGATGAAAAAAGGGATGAGGCAATTTCAAATTTTAAAAAAGAAGAAGGCAAAGAGGAATACTACGATTACTGCAAAAATGAAAAGATTGTTCATGTTCTCTCAAGTGGAGAAGAGCAATTTGAAGAAACTAACATTGGAACTTATTTATTTCTCAGTAGCATTGCTCCAAAAGAGATTGAGTTAGATACATCTTCCCATGAATATGAAATTAAACCAAGAGCAGACCTTAGGGGAGCAGACCTAAGGGAGGCAGACCTTAGGGGGGCAGATCTGAAGGAGGCAGACTTGAGGGGGGCAGACCTGAGAGTAGCAGACCTAAGGGAGGCAAACCTAAAGGGGGCAAACCTTAGGGGGGCAGACCTGAGAGTAGCAGACCTAAGGAAAGCAAGCCTGATAGATGCAGATTTGAGAGAGGCAAAACTGAGGGATGCAAATTTGAAGGGAGCAGGCTTGCTGAATGCAGATCTGAGAGAGGCAGACTTGCTGGACGCGGGCATGAATGAAGTAGACCTAGCATGGGCAAACCTAAAGGGAGCAAATCTGACGGGGGCAAGCCTAATAGGGGCAGATCTGTTAGAGGTAGACCTGACGGGGACAGACCTGACAGGTTCTAATCTGCGAGGAGTACGGAATTTATTTGTCGAACAGCTTTCCAAGGTAAAATCACTTTCTAAAGCTAAATTAGACAATGAAATTCTTACAAATATAGTGAATACAAAACATCCACTAGCTGCGAAAGTGAATCCTATAGATACTGTAGCAGCAAGTACAGCTTCAGTGAGAGGCAGGCTGTATGCTGGTACAGATCTTAACAATATAATAGGTTCAGATGATAATGATTTTATCGAAATGAACGCAACTAACTTTGATGGATTCGTTTTCGGAGAAAAGCTTAAAGTTTACGGTGGGTCTTTTATCAATGATAGAAATATAATGAAAGGTGGACTTGCGTACGAAACCCAAATTAAACAGATTGATTTTGAATCTGGTGCTTGGGGAGACAGTTATAACGCCATGGGCTTGTTTGGAGATAAGTATATTCCATTAAAGAAAAACACGCCAGACAAGTTAACCAAGCTGCTCCTTGACAACGGCGACAAGTATACCCTGAGAGTCGGCTCTGCGCTTGAACTGCCAAATGGTTATGAACTTACCGCAAAACAGATTGATGTAAGTGGTGACAAAGTATGGATGGAATTATCAAGAAACGGCGAATTCATAGATGATAGAGTAATCATTGCTGGTGACAAAACACGTGGAACATGGATATTCAATACCAATGTTGCAGATGAGATTGGTGTTGAAGTTATGAGGGTGCATGTAACCAATATATTCCAAGGTCAAGTAGACAGCCTTGTTGTAGTCGAAGGTCTCTGGCTCATTGACTACAAGGATGTTCTTGAGATTGAAATCGGCAACAAGTTTGGAAAACTTGAAGTCGAATCTATTGGTTCCAACGTTATCGTTATGAAGAACACATGTACCGTTACACTCAGCAAGGACAACACTGTAGACATTGCAGAAGGCATGAAGTTCAAAGTTGCTGACTCAAACAATCTTAAGTTCAATCTAATTAGAGATAAACACTAA
- a CDS encoding zonular occludens toxin domain-containing protein codes for MAIKIIWGVPGAGKTYYTVRKLLGSMGKNRKEHYFTNFPVEHPKKGFTDVWKSELAKQNITDSMIVIDEAYRNYNSRDYKKFQHDEHTFFATNRHLNNDIFLIAHNPARIDVVIREITEEFILMHCHKVPFLGWPLWFSADVFLDELAVAQRYTSPHAIYCVERFPFSRTVGNAYDTHFYRSPDIDQIQFENWADVLDIADDPEDDIAQKPEEAILCST; via the coding sequence ATGGCGATCAAGATCATCTGGGGAGTTCCCGGAGCTGGTAAGACATACTACACCGTCCGCAAGCTCTTAGGATCAATGGGAAAGAACCGTAAAGAACACTACTTCACCAACTTCCCGGTAGAGCACCCAAAGAAAGGCTTTACAGATGTCTGGAAATCAGAACTTGCAAAGCAGAATATCACTGACTCCATGATAGTGATAGACGAAGCCTACAGGAACTACAACAGCCGGGATTACAAGAAGTTCCAGCATGATGAGCACACCTTCTTTGCAACGAACCGTCACCTCAACAACGATATCTTCCTCATAGCCCACAATCCCGCAAGGATCGATGTGGTAATCCGGGAGATCACCGAGGAATTCATTCTCATGCATTGCCACAAGGTCCCCTTCCTTGGCTGGCCCTTGTGGTTCTCTGCTGACGTCTTCCTGGATGAGCTGGCAGTTGCACAACGCTACACGTCACCCCATGCTATCTACTGTGTTGAACGCTTCCCATTCAGCCGTACAGTAGGCAATGCCTATGACACACACTTCTACAGATCCCCGGACATCGACCAGATACAGTTTGAGAACTGGGCAGATGTGCTCGACATTGCGGATGATCCAGAAGACGATATTGCCCAAAAACCAGAAGAGGCCATACTATGCTCAACGTAA
- a CDS encoding tyrosine-type recombinase/integrase: MSLYNYDRSLAAAESKIEQATYSENNKKLIFRFESYLFAEGLSKARVIKYLSQLNMIAGWADFELDEASREDIEYIAGIVAKKDVKDWTKHGYLTAIKRFYRWLNGGEDPEITAWIKPKVKNPVKLPEEMLPEDDIMSMVESVDHPRDKALVSIFWDAGGRPGELGELDIKHIVFDQYGAVAVVDGKTGMRRIRLVFSTPYLAAWINIHPDKNNPNAPLWVGIGQRGRGKKLKYAAIRMIIKRAAKKAGIRKRTYCYLFRHSRSTDLAQYLTESQMKEHLGWKQDSKMPAVYVHLSGKQIDDAMLRIHGIVKKEDHKPELTTVICARCKHVNSTASKFCAQCGMTLSIDAAVEVEEKRSDIAMALMELVEKDPEVAEVLRKVME, translated from the coding sequence ATGTCTCTTTACAACTATGATCGCTCACTTGCCGCGGCTGAATCGAAGATAGAACAGGCAACTTACAGCGAGAATAACAAGAAGCTGATATTTCGTTTTGAGAGCTATCTTTTTGCTGAAGGACTGTCAAAGGCGCGGGTGATCAAGTACCTGAGCCAGCTTAACATGATTGCGGGATGGGCTGATTTTGAACTGGATGAAGCGTCGCGGGAAGATATAGAATATATTGCAGGGATAGTTGCAAAAAAGGATGTTAAGGACTGGACCAAACACGGCTATCTTACGGCAATAAAGAGGTTTTACCGCTGGTTGAACGGCGGGGAGGATCCGGAGATAACCGCCTGGATAAAACCCAAGGTAAAAAATCCTGTAAAGCTTCCTGAAGAGATGCTACCTGAGGATGATATCATGTCTATGGTTGAGTCTGTCGATCATCCAAGGGATAAAGCACTTGTATCTATTTTCTGGGATGCCGGAGGAAGACCTGGGGAACTGGGTGAGCTGGACATTAAACATATTGTCTTTGATCAGTACGGAGCTGTGGCTGTAGTAGATGGCAAGACGGGAATGAGAAGGATACGGCTTGTATTCAGTACACCTTACCTTGCCGCGTGGATTAACATTCATCCTGATAAAAACAATCCAAATGCTCCCCTGTGGGTTGGTATTGGCCAGAGGGGAAGAGGGAAAAAACTGAAATATGCAGCTATCAGGATGATCATTAAAAGAGCGGCCAAAAAAGCAGGAATTAGGAAGAGGACATACTGCTATCTGTTCAGGCATTCCCGGAGTACGGATCTGGCGCAATATCTTACTGAATCACAGATGAAGGAACATCTTGGATGGAAGCAGGATTCAAAGATGCCTGCGGTCTATGTGCACCTGTCTGGAAAGCAAATTGATGATGCCATGTTGAGAATACACGGCATAGTTAAGAAAGAGGACCATAAACCGGAACTCACAACTGTTATCTGTGCCAGGTGCAAGCATGTGAACAGTACGGCTTCTAAATTCTGTGCACAATGTGGTATGACACTGAGTATAGATGCTGCGGTAGAGGTGGAGGAGAAACGCTCAGATATCGCTATGGCCCTGATGGAGCTTGTTGAAAAGGATCCTGAGGTTGCTGAGGTTTTGAGGAAGGTGATGGAGTGA